AGGTTCCCTTCTAGCTGTGAATGGGTTGTAAATAAGTTATGAGGCAGTGATGTCGACTGGAGTCCCCGTAGGCAACTTAGCGAACATTGCCAGTGCCGCGCTCGGTACCCGCACACATCCATGTGAAACCTGCCCGCGACGGCCGTCCGCAGTGGGCCATCCGTGCACGGCAACCGTCCCCGGTCCGCCCCCGAACGAGTCCAAAGTCTCCGAATGCGCGCCCAGAGCGTAGATGACCGGGGAGAACTTCTGGGTCGGATCCACAAAACCCGCGAGCAGGAATGTCTGCCCGGTCGGAGTCGGGTCGGCGGACTTCCCGTGGCCGACCGTCCAGGTGCCCTTGCGCACCACTCCCTGCATGATGCTCATCGTGCCGCGTGCCAGCGAGATCTGTACCCGCCAGTTGGTCTGTGCGGTGCGCGCTCCGGAGGCCGGGATCCAGGCGAGCGAGCCGTTGGGCCTGGAGGGAAGTCTCACCTGTATCCATCCCGAACGGCGATCCACGATCGGCAGCCAGGTGTCCAGGCCGAGCTGGGTGGACGGGATCAAGGTCTTCGCCTGACCGCCGGGGGTCGCGAAACCCGGCTGATCCCGAGCTACCCGCACGACGTTGCCGTCGCTGTTGGCAGTCGCGGAGACCGGCAGTCCCGCTATTTTGCCGAATGTCGTGGCCTTCGGCAGCGCCGCGAGCTGCGCAGCGCTCAGCTTCGGGACTGGGATCGTGGGGGACACACTCGGCCCAGCCTTTGACGACGAAGGCGACGAGGTGGAACCGGATGAGGCTTTCGATGTAGGCGGTCCATCGGCAGTGGAGCCCGATCCACCCAGCACCTTCACCCCGACGACGATGAGGGCGAGGATGACGAATCCCGCTACGACCCCGGCGACGCGCAG
This portion of the Dermatophilaceae bacterium Sec6.4 genome encodes:
- a CDS encoding L,D-transpeptidase — its product is MAGKFGRGSGMAQRMGLRVAGVVAGFVILALIVVGVKVLGGSGSTADGPPTSKASSGSTSSPSSSKAGPSVSPTIPVPKLSAAQLAALPKATTFGKIAGLPVSATANSDGNVVRVARDQPGFATPGGQAKTLIPSTQLGLDTWLPIVDRRSGWIQVRLPSRPNGSLAWIPASGARTAQTNWRVQISLARGTMSIMQGVVRKGTWTVGHGKSADPTPTGQTFLLAGFVDPTQKFSPVIYALGAHSETLDSFGGGPGTVAVHGWPTADGRRGQVSHGCVRVPSAALAMFAKLPTGTPVDITAS